From the genome of Streptomyces xanthophaeus:
CTGGAGGCCGTCACCACGAGCACCGCCGATGTCCTCGTCACCACGGGCGGCACCGCCTCCGGACCCGTCGACCACGTCCACCCGGTGCTGCGCGAGGCCGGCGCCGAACTGCTGGTCGACGGGGTGGCGGTGCGCCCCGGGCACCCCATGCTGCTGGCCCGCATCGGCTCCGGGACCCCTGACGGCGACACGGTGCGCCATGTGGTCGGACTGCCCGGCAACCCGCTGGCCGCCGTCTCCGGGCTCCTGACCCTCGCCGAACCCCTGCTGCGCGCCCTCGCCGGCCGCCGCAGGCGCCCCCGCTACACGGCGCCGGTGCAGGGCGACGTGCCCGGCCACCCGTTCGACACCCGGCTGGTCCCGGTCGTGCTGAGCGACGAGCACGCGGTGCCGCTGCGCTACCACGGGCCTGCGATGCTGCGCGGTGTGGCCGCCGCCGACGCGCTGGCCGTCGTACCGCCCGAGGGCGCGCGGTCCGGGCAGGAGCTGGAGATTCTCGATCTGCCCTGGGCTTCTGGAGGATGTTTCACGTGAAACTGCACGGCCAGGACTCCATGGCCCGCGGCGCCGACGAGAAGCTCGTATCCCGGCGCATCAAGCTGCCCAGACGCGTGGTCGAGGCTCCGCTGAGCCAGGTCGGCAAGCGCCTGCTGATGGCCCTGTTCGTGCTCTTCCTGACGGTCTTCGTCGTGTGGCTGGACCGCGACGGCTACCACGACAACGCGAACGAGCAGGTCGATCTCCTCGACTGCTTCTACTACGCGACGGTGACGCTGTCCACGACCGGCTACGGCGACATCGTGCCGTACAGCGACAGCGCACGGCTGATCAACATCCTGGTGATCACGCCGCTGCGCGTGCTGTTCCTGATCATCCTGGTCGGTACCACCCTGGAAGTCCTCACGGAACGGACGAGGGAAGAGTGGCGGCTCAAGCGCTGGAGGAAGAACTTGCGTGAGCACACGGTCGTCGTCGGCTTCGGCACGAAGGGCCGCTCGGCCCTTCTGACGCTGTTGGCCACCGGCCTCTCGAAGGAGCAGGTCGTCATCGTCGACCCCAGCGCCAAGGTGATCGACACTGCCAACGCGGAGGGGTTCACGGGCGTGGTCGGCGACGCCACCCGCTCCGACGTCCTGCTCCGCGCCGAGCTGCAGAAGGCCCGTCAGATCGTCATCGCCACCCAGCGGGACGACACGGCGGTCCTGGTCACCCTGACCGCCCGGCAGCTCAACCGCGGGGCGAAGATCGTCGCGGCGGTGCGCGAGGAGGAGAACGCCCCGCTGCTGCGCCAGTCCGGCGCGGACGCGGTCATCACGAGCGCGAGCGCGGCCGGCCGGCTGCTGGGCCTTTCGGTGCTCAGCCCGAGCGCGGGCACCGTGATGGAGGACCTGATCCAGCAGGGCAGCGGCCTCGACCTCATCGAACGTCCCGCCCGCAAGGCCGAGGTGGGCAGGTCGGTGCGGGACACCGAGGACCTGGTGGTGAGCGTGCTGCGCGGGCACCGGCTGCTCCCGTACGACGATCCGCACGCGAGCCCGATCCAGCTGACGGACCGTCTCATCACCATCGTGCGGGCGGCGCCGCCGACTTCGCCCCAGGTACGGCTGGGTCCTGCCGAGTAGCCGCGCCGTGGCGTAGCCTCCGGGCCATGCATGCGATCACCATCGAGCAGCCCGGCGGC
Proteins encoded in this window:
- a CDS encoding potassium channel family protein, whose translation is MFHVKLHGQDSMARGADEKLVSRRIKLPRRVVEAPLSQVGKRLLMALFVLFLTVFVVWLDRDGYHDNANEQVDLLDCFYYATVTLSTTGYGDIVPYSDSARLINILVITPLRVLFLIILVGTTLEVLTERTREEWRLKRWRKNLREHTVVVGFGTKGRSALLTLLATGLSKEQVVIVDPSAKVIDTANAEGFTGVVGDATRSDVLLRAELQKARQIVIATQRDDTAVLVTLTARQLNRGAKIVAAVREEENAPLLRQSGADAVITSASAAGRLLGLSVLSPSAGTVMEDLIQQGSGLDLIERPARKAEVGRSVRDTEDLVVSVLRGHRLLPYDDPHASPIQLTDRLITIVRAAPPTSPQVRLGPAE